In the Desulfofalx alkaliphila DSM 12257 genome, TCAAGGTTAATCGGAGCAAAAAGAAATTTGCCAGGGCCAGCCTGGTGCAGGTTGTTGAGTCAGCAGCACAGCGTTGCCGGCCCAAGTGCAGTGGTGTGCACCATGGCTGCGGCGGGTGTGTCCTACAGCATATCGACTACCAGGCTCAACTGCACCATAAAACCCAACTGGTAACAGACAGCTTAACCCGCATTGGTAAGCTGGAGGGGGTAAAGGTACATCCCACCATAGGCATGAAACACCCCTGGCACTACCGCAACAAAGTTCATTTTCAAGTGCAGCAGGTGGATGATAAATTGGCCATAGGATATTATGAGCAGGGCAGCCATAATTTTTTACCCTTATCTTCAAATAATTGTCTGCTCTTGGACGAGAACTTGAATGATATCGCAGGCACCCTTGAGCAATTGCTAAATAAATATAACCTATCGGCCTATCACTGGTGGAAAAAACAGGGTTTAGTGCGACATCTGGTGTTGCGTAGGGCAATATACACAGGCGAAATCATGGTGGTGGTTGTCACCACCGGTGATCGCTGGGACAGCCAGGGGCAATTTGCTGAGGAATTAAGGTCCAAGCATACCAATGTAGTTTCAGTGGTGCGCACTATAAATAACTCAAGCAATAGGCTGGCAATGGGTGAAGAAAACATAGTCATGGCAGGCAAAAAAACAATCACCGAACGGTTAGGCCCGTTGGAATTCGATATATCCGCCAACTCGTTTTTTCAGGTAAACCCCCAACAGACAATGGTGTTATACCAAGAGGTATTAAAATATGCGGCCTTAACCGGACAAGAAAAGCTGCTGGATGCTTACTGCGGCATCGGCACCATAGCATTATACTTGGCCGGCAGTGCAAAAGAGGTTACAGGCATAGAAGTGGTGCCCCAAGCGGTGGCTAATGCCAGGCAAAATGCCCGGCGTAACGGAATAAATAACGTAGAATTCTTCCAAGGAGAGGTGGAAAGATTACTGCCCTTGATGAGCAGCGAAGGCTATCGTCCGGAAGTGGTGGTGCTGGACCCACCCCGCAAAGGTTGTGATAAACAAGCATTAGAAGCAGTGATACAAATGGCACCGGCCAAAATAATATACGTATCCTGTGACCCGGGCACACTGGCCAGAGACCTGGCTTACCTGGTGGAAGAGGGTAGTTATAGGGTAATAGAAGTACAGCCGGTGGACATGTTTCCCCAAACGAGGCATGTTGAGACCATTTGCTTGATGTCTAGAAAATAAAGTCCGGAAAGCCTTGAAGATACTAGGTTTTATAAAATGAAAGTAAATCTGTCTACTCGACCTAAGCCCTCGATATGTGTATGTGGGAACATATCGAGGGTGTTTTTTTGGGCAAAAATTGAGCTAGAATATGGGTAGGGTTGAGTGGACAGGTTAGATATATCTATAGGGTTGAGGAGACAGGATAGATGTAAATAATTCAATTGATTATAGACTTTGCTATATAGACAATGCTATAATATTAATATAGGAGCGTGATAAAATGATAATTTCTGAAACGATTAAGGCTATAAGAAATGAGCTCAAGATGACTCAAACAGATTTTGCTGAAGCAGTGCATGTTAGCTTTTCAACAGTTAATAGATGGGAAAATAATAAAGTTGTACCTAATAGAATGGCGCGTGCTCTAATTATAGATTTTTGTG is a window encoding:
- the rlmD gene encoding 23S rRNA (uracil(1939)-C(5))-methyltransferase RlmD → MNKEVYIEITGLTHQGEGIGRLPNGQAVFVPGTVPGEKVLVKVNRSKKKFARASLVQVVESAAQRCRPKCSGVHHGCGGCVLQHIDYQAQLHHKTQLVTDSLTRIGKLEGVKVHPTIGMKHPWHYRNKVHFQVQQVDDKLAIGYYEQGSHNFLPLSSNNCLLLDENLNDIAGTLEQLLNKYNLSAYHWWKKQGLVRHLVLRRAIYTGEIMVVVVTTGDRWDSQGQFAEELRSKHTNVVSVVRTINNSSNRLAMGEENIVMAGKKTITERLGPLEFDISANSFFQVNPQQTMVLYQEVLKYAALTGQEKLLDAYCGIGTIALYLAGSAKEVTGIEVVPQAVANARQNARRNGINNVEFFQGEVERLLPLMSSEGYRPEVVVLDPPRKGCDKQALEAVIQMAPAKIIYVSCDPGTLARDLAYLVEEGSYRVIEVQPVDMFPQTRHVETICLMSRK
- a CDS encoding helix-turn-helix domain-containing protein translates to MIISETIKAIRNELKMTQTDFAEAVHVSFSTVNRWENNKVVPNRMARALIIDFCEKNGVSELLIKALKEYK